From Entelurus aequoreus isolate RoL-2023_Sb linkage group LG22, RoL_Eaeq_v1.1, whole genome shotgun sequence, one genomic window encodes:
- the LOC133639731 gene encoding oocyte zinc finger protein XlCOF22-like isoform X7 — protein sequence MRCSAIQRLLGMMGSSSLKGVCEKYRPPEQQEGSSSMEQKRSMHLHVKEEEPQPPHFEVEGKQRLSPHFIEEDKGHLISVKSDDDEVKGESEQKWSFRTRTEEPQPSHIKKEAEYPLTPHFKEKAVDPLTPHIKEEEEEHSISQQGEHLEGLEEFDVTKMPVTGVPVKSENDEVKGEGEEKREAKPPSSSSTQHMTTEGDGDHCGGSQADKMLAPLSDSEDTTSHSPDTDDEHSKDGKTCHTDNTHLTCSHCDKTFKYPSKLKRHMRTHTGEKPFSCSICGKDFIHRHDLKRHMRTHTGEKPFSCSICGKDFTQSHDLKEHMRIHTGEKPFSCSECGKSFITNRCLKVHMKTHTGEKPFKCSVCGKSFIQRHNLKAHMRTHTGEKPFSCSTCGKDFTRQHHFKAHMRIHTGEKPFICSVCGKSYIERQQLKVHMRTHSGEKPYSCSSCNKSFRHLNTLTVHMRTHP from the exons ATGCGTTGCTCTGCAATACAACGGTTGTTGGGCATGATGGGATCTTCTTCTTTAAAAG gcGTCTGTGAAAAATATCGTCCACCTGAGCAGCAGGAGGGGTCCTCCAGTATGGAGCAGAAGAGGTCAATGCACCTCCACGTGAAagaagaggagccacagccccctcACTTTGAAGTTGAAGGAAAACAGCGGTTGTCCCCCCACTTCATAGAAGAAGACAAGGGACACCTCATCAGTGTGAAGAGTGacgatgatgaggtcaaaggtgagagtgaACAGAAGTGGAGCTTCAGGACGCGgacggaggagccacagccctcccACATTAAGAAGGAAGCGGAAtacccactgacaccccattttaaagagaAAGCTGTggacccactgacccctcacattaaagaggaagaggaggaacacagcatcagtcagcagggagagcatcttgaaggactggaggagtttgatgtcaccaagatgccagtgactggtgtccctgtgaagagtgaaaatgatgaggtcaaaggtgagggtgaggagaagagagaggcaaagcctccaagcagcagctcaacacaacacatgacaacagaaggtgatggagaccactgtggaggatcacaagcagacaagatgttagctccactatcagatagtgaggacacaacgtcacactctcctgacactgatgatgaacactctaaagatggtaagacatgtcacactgacaacactcacctcacatgttctcactgtgacaaaacttttaaatatccaagtaaattgaaaagacacatgagaacacacactggagaaaaacctttttcatgttcaatctgcggtaaagattttattcATAGGCAcgatttgaaaagacacatgagaacacacactggcgaaaaacctttttcatgttcaatctgtggtaaagattttactcaaagccACGAtttgaaagaacacatgagaatacacactggagaaaaacctttttcctgctcagaatgtggtaaaagttttataACAAATCGatgtttaaaagtacacatgaaaacacacacaggagaaaaaccttttaaatgttcagtatgtggtaaaagttttataCAAAGACATAAtttgaaagcacacatgagaacacacactggagaaaaacctttttcatgttcaacctgcggtaaagattttactcgacagcaccatttcaaagcacacatgagaatacacactggagaaaaaccttttatatgTTCAGTATGTGGTAAAAGTTATATAGAAAGACAGcaattgaaagtacacatgagaacgcactctggtgaaaaaccatactcctgttcaagctgcaacaaaagctttcgTCACCTAAACACTCttacagtacacatgagaacacacccaTGA
- the LOC133639731 gene encoding oocyte zinc finger protein XlCOF6.1-like isoform X8: MEQKRSMHLHVKEEEPQPPHFEVEGKQRLSPHFIEEDKGHLISVKSDDDEVKGESEQKWSFRTRTEEPQPSHIKKEAEYPLTPHFKEKAVDPLTPHIKEEEEEHSISQQGEHLEGLEEFDVTKMPVTGVPVKSENDEVKGEGEEKREAKPPSSSSTQHMTTEGDGDHCGGSQADKMLAPLSDSEDTTSHSPDTDDEHSKDGKTCHTDNTHLTCSHCDKTFKYPSKLKRHMRTHTGEKPFSCSICGKDFIHRHDLKRHMRTHTGEKPFSCSICGKDFTQSHDLKEHMRIHTGEKPFSCSECGKSFITNRCLKVHMKTHTGEKPFKCSVCGKSFIQRHNLKAHMRTHTGEKPFSCSTCGKDFTRQHHFKAHMRIHTGEKPFICSVCGKSYIERQQLKVHMRTHSGEKPYSCSSCNKSFRHLNTLTVHMRTHP, encoded by the coding sequence ATGGAGCAGAAGAGGTCAATGCACCTCCACGTGAAagaagaggagccacagccccctcACTTTGAAGTTGAAGGAAAACAGCGGTTGTCCCCCCACTTCATAGAAGAAGACAAGGGACACCTCATCAGTGTGAAGAGTGacgatgatgaggtcaaaggtgagagtgaACAGAAGTGGAGCTTCAGGACGCGgacggaggagccacagccctcccACATTAAGAAGGAAGCGGAAtacccactgacaccccattttaaagagaAAGCTGTggacccactgacccctcacattaaagaggaagaggaggaacacagcatcagtcagcagggagagcatcttgaaggactggaggagtttgatgtcaccaagatgccagtgactggtgtccctgtgaagagtgaaaatgatgaggtcaaaggtgagggtgaggagaagagagaggcaaagcctccaagcagcagctcaacacaacacatgacaacagaaggtgatggagaccactgtggaggatcacaagcagacaagatgttagctccactatcagatagtgaggacacaacgtcacactctcctgacactgatgatgaacactctaaagatggtaagacatgtcacactgacaacactcacctcacatgttctcactgtgacaaaacttttaaatatccaagtaaattgaaaagacacatgagaacacacactggagaaaaacctttttcatgttcaatctgcggtaaagattttattcATAGGCAcgatttgaaaagacacatgagaacacacactggcgaaaaacctttttcatgttcaatctgtggtaaagattttactcaaagccACGAtttgaaagaacacatgagaatacacactggagaaaaacctttttcctgctcagaatgtggtaaaagttttataACAAATCGatgtttaaaagtacacatgaaaacacacacaggagaaaaaccttttaaatgttcagtatgtggtaaaagttttataCAAAGACATAAtttgaaagcacacatgagaacacacactggagaaaaacctttttcatgttcaacctgcggtaaagattttactcgacagcaccatttcaaagcacacatgagaatacacactggagaaaaaccttttatatgTTCAGTATGTGGTAAAAGTTATATAGAAAGACAGcaattgaaagtacacatgagaacgcactctggtgaaaaaccatactcctgttcaagctgcaacaaaagctttcgTCACCTAAACACTCttacagtacacatgagaacacacccaTGA